Proteins encoded in a region of the Corynebacterium breve genome:
- a CDS encoding A/G-specific adenine glycosylase, with product MNLDPTDFPVSTVISWFEANARPLPWRDPATSAWAILLSEVMSQQTPVARVAPIWQQWLDTWPDVESFAQARSDEVLRAWGTLGYPRRALRLLECARVIVARHGGKVPADVDELLALPGIGDYTARAVACFAFGQNVPVVDTNVRRVYSRAVEGRPLAPPASKRELAQVASLLPERKGPVFSAGLMELGALICTATSPLCDVCPIQADCAWVQAGKPAPTEDELRSKKVQKFAGTDRQVRGKIMKVLREADAPVGQSKIDVVWPDKAQLSRALFSLLDDGLAVQDDQGLFHLPGQ from the coding sequence ATGAACCTTGATCCCACGGACTTCCCCGTTTCCACCGTTATTTCGTGGTTCGAGGCCAATGCCAGGCCGCTTCCGTGGCGAGATCCCGCCACCTCTGCCTGGGCAATCCTGCTCTCTGAGGTCATGAGCCAGCAGACCCCCGTCGCGCGGGTGGCCCCCATTTGGCAACAGTGGCTGGACACCTGGCCCGACGTAGAGTCATTCGCCCAAGCCCGCTCCGACGAAGTCCTACGCGCTTGGGGAACGCTGGGTTATCCCCGCCGCGCCCTTCGGCTCTTGGAATGCGCGCGGGTGATCGTCGCGAGGCATGGCGGCAAAGTCCCTGCTGACGTTGACGAGCTGCTCGCCTTGCCCGGCATCGGCGATTACACAGCGCGCGCGGTCGCGTGTTTTGCGTTTGGCCAGAATGTGCCGGTGGTGGATACAAACGTGCGCCGTGTGTATTCGCGCGCGGTCGAGGGTCGCCCGCTTGCCCCGCCTGCCTCGAAGCGCGAACTTGCCCAGGTGGCAAGCCTGCTTCCCGAACGAAAGGGTCCCGTATTCTCGGCCGGGCTGATGGAGCTCGGTGCCCTGATCTGCACCGCGACCTCACCGCTTTGCGACGTCTGCCCCATCCAAGCCGACTGCGCCTGGGTCCAAGCCGGCAAGCCCGCCCCCACCGAAGACGAGTTGCGCAGCAAAAAGGTACAAAAATTCGCCGGCACCGATCGGCAGGTGCGCGGCAAAATCATGAAAGTGTTGCGCGAGGCGGATGCGCCGGTGGGGCAGTCGAAAATTGACGTGGTGTGGCCGGACAAGGCTCAGCTGTCCCGCGCGCTCTTTTCGCTTCTCGACGACGGCCTCGCCGTCCAAGATGACCAGGGATTATTTCATCTACCTGGCCAATAG
- a CDS encoding DUF4236 domain-containing protein, with the protein MGLQYRDKKKIGKNSWINVSGSGVSTSTKVGPVTINSRGGLWVNLPGGLNFRGRWK; encoded by the coding sequence ATGGGTCTGCAATACCGCGATAAGAAGAAAATCGGCAAGAACTCCTGGATCAACGTGTCAGGATCGGGAGTGTCCACCTCCACCAAGGTTGGTCCGGTGACGATCAACTCCCGTGGCGGGCTGTGGGTCAACTTACCGGGTGGGCTAAACTTCCGCGGGCGCTGGAAGTAG
- a CDS encoding lipase family protein — protein sequence MFRHLSIAVTSLLTCVAATFVAAPAAAQPPSPTSSQWAEGVAWASSTPAGQPVAGEDPFYLPPADLGSPGDVLRTQPAPHLLNVLGPEFPGFAEKFLYTSTTVHGDLIGVSGVKIEPANPWQGAGPTPTVIFAPGTRGAGDACAPSKGPWLFGQVDPINESLSTNYELAMYSAASLRGMRVVITDYIGLGTPGAHTYVLHEEEAHAVLDAARATTSPGDPVAFFGYSQGGGAVAAAAEHLADYAPDINLKGTYSGAAPADLVNVMGGVDNSSIAAVLAFAYHGWGERYPEFKAPFDAVVNAQGRDFLDSNANACIPDGMLRWGLTDTSTLTTTGESLPQAAFNDPHVLGLLDAQRLGFRPTTGPILVATGGSDDLVPSPQTIQMASDYCAAGSNVLLVDEGIPELTPDLKLGINHAGGMLTQALPATNWLVDRFNDVPATSNCGGF from the coding sequence ATGTTCCGTCACCTTAGTATCGCGGTAACATCACTTCTCACTTGTGTCGCCGCAACCTTCGTCGCCGCCCCCGCCGCCGCCCAACCTCCGTCGCCCACCTCGAGCCAATGGGCAGAGGGCGTGGCCTGGGCCTCATCCACCCCGGCCGGCCAGCCGGTCGCGGGCGAGGACCCGTTCTATCTGCCACCTGCAGACCTGGGCTCACCGGGCGATGTACTGCGCACCCAGCCCGCGCCCCATTTGCTCAACGTTCTCGGACCGGAATTCCCTGGCTTCGCGGAGAAATTCCTCTATACCTCCACCACAGTTCACGGTGACCTCATCGGAGTCAGCGGCGTGAAGATCGAACCTGCGAATCCCTGGCAGGGTGCCGGCCCCACCCCGACCGTGATCTTCGCGCCTGGCACGCGCGGGGCTGGGGACGCATGTGCACCTTCGAAAGGACCGTGGTTGTTCGGCCAAGTCGACCCGATCAACGAATCCCTGAGCACAAACTACGAGCTAGCAATGTACTCCGCTGCCTCCTTGCGCGGCATGCGCGTGGTGATTACCGACTACATCGGCCTTGGCACCCCCGGCGCGCATACCTATGTGTTGCACGAGGAAGAGGCTCACGCAGTTCTCGACGCGGCCCGTGCGACCACGTCTCCCGGCGACCCCGTGGCCTTCTTCGGTTATTCACAGGGAGGCGGTGCGGTTGCCGCGGCCGCAGAGCACCTTGCCGACTACGCCCCTGACATCAACCTGAAAGGCACGTATTCCGGTGCAGCGCCGGCGGACTTGGTCAATGTGATGGGCGGGGTGGACAATTCCTCGATCGCAGCGGTGCTTGCTTTTGCCTACCACGGTTGGGGCGAGCGCTACCCCGAGTTCAAAGCGCCCTTCGACGCGGTAGTCAACGCGCAAGGGCGTGATTTCCTCGATTCCAACGCCAACGCGTGCATCCCCGATGGCATGCTGCGCTGGGGACTTACCGACACTTCAACCCTCACCACCACCGGCGAAAGCCTACCCCAAGCCGCCTTCAACGACCCCCACGTCCTGGGTCTGCTCGACGCGCAACGCCTAGGTTTTCGCCCCACCACCGGCCCGATTTTGGTAGCAACCGGCGGTAGCGACGACCTTGTTCCCTCGCCGCAAACGATCCAGATGGCGAGCGATTACTGCGCTGCCGGTTCCAACGTTTTGCTTGTCGACGAAGGCATCCCCGAACTCACTCCCGACCTCAAGCTGGGCATCAACCATGCGGGCGGGATGCTCACCCAAGCATTGCCCGCTACGAATTGGCTTGTCGATCGGTTCAACGACGTTCCCGCCACCTCAAACTGCGGCGGGTTTTAG